The following are encoded together in the Acetobacter vaccinii genome:
- a CDS encoding TonB-dependent receptor plug domain-containing protein, translating into MTLRYFLLAASGLVFAGHAAHAATSTSTSTSTSTSTSTSTSTSTAQGQGVAAAQGAALHTVVSLHTDVFPENVTVSAARRPTLATEIGTATSIITEQQILTQQRRTLSDVLARQPGLTVVSTGGFGGTTSIFMRGNNANEVKVRLDGMDINDGSTTGGQFDPAQFVTDGMGRVEILRGPQSGLYGADAMAGVIDMTTAQGQGRFTPFVRIEGGAYGTFNQTLGARGSSGRFHYNVTLSHYRQDGFHAIPGYIDKYFGATSEQRHRGNRNDNRTANIRLGYDVTNTLDLGLTARLIQGNYHSYSAYNLMDEAYGLVGSEREHTTQNEAIVRGTAHLSSFAGKFDQIIGLGYMTTRRSWTETGTTLDGSSLLYDPTYYRSSRIKVDWHGTVKLREYGTLLVGAEHFHDWFSSNQGNTSGTATPFYTTAGMDTTAGYGQYQGNWNHILYGAANIRYDTNSRYGNYVTWRVAPAIHIPGTGTVIKASGGSGFHGPSLYQLFGNQIGPSYAIMGNQKLRAERLIGYDVGVEQALLKDRLHFGATWYESHVRNLIQSTSNYSFSSNGQYYTTYSYGNVAQARMYGVEAFVNWKALNTLDLTLNYTWTHARDATTGQMLQRRPQHKLDFGAKWTPVQDLTFSGNILYISGWRDTPVIAGSGGYCSTCAKGQGYVTIDIAANYRINRYLSVFARADNLLDRQYENPVGYLQPGRAGYGGFTLSY; encoded by the coding sequence ATGACCCTTCGATATTTCCTGCTTGCTGCGTCCGGTCTTGTGTTTGCCGGGCATGCCGCCCACGCTGCCACGTCCACGTCCACGTCCACGTCCACGTCCACGTCCACGTCCACGTCCACGTCCACGTCCACGGCTCAGGGGCAGGGTGTTGCGGCGGCACAGGGGGCAGCCCTGCACACGGTCGTCTCCCTCCATACCGATGTCTTTCCCGAGAACGTGACAGTCAGTGCTGCGCGCAGGCCCACGCTTGCGACCGAAATCGGGACGGCCACAAGCATTATCACCGAGCAGCAGATCCTGACCCAGCAACGCCGTACGTTGAGTGACGTTCTGGCCCGTCAGCCGGGTCTTACGGTGGTCAGCACCGGGGGTTTTGGGGGCACGACCTCCATTTTCATGCGGGGTAATAATGCCAACGAGGTCAAGGTCCGGCTGGACGGCATGGATATTAACGACGGCAGCACAACAGGCGGCCAGTTTGACCCCGCACAGTTTGTGACTGACGGCATGGGCCGTGTGGAAATTCTGCGCGGACCGCAAAGCGGGCTGTATGGGGCCGATGCCATGGCCGGGGTAATCGATATGACCACGGCACAGGGGCAGGGCCGCTTTACACCCTTTGTGCGGATTGAAGGCGGCGCTTACGGCACCTTTAACCAGACCCTGGGTGCGCGGGGCAGCAGTGGCCGCTTTCATTACAATGTGACGCTATCGCATTACCGGCAGGACGGTTTCCACGCTATTCCCGGCTATATCGACAAGTATTTCGGGGCTACGAGCGAGCAGCGGCATCGGGGCAACCGTAACGACAACCGCACCGCCAATATCCGCCTTGGTTACGATGTGACCAACACGCTGGACCTGGGGCTGACAGCCCGCCTGATCCAGGGCAACTATCACAGCTATAGCGCCTATAACCTGATGGACGAAGCCTATGGTCTCGTCGGGAGCGAGCGCGAGCATACGACCCAGAATGAGGCCATTGTTCGCGGCACGGCGCATCTGTCATCCTTTGCGGGCAAGTTCGATCAGATTATCGGTCTGGGCTACATGACCACGCGGCGGAGCTGGACGGAAACTGGCACGACGCTTGATGGCAGTTCCCTACTGTATGACCCCACCTATTACCGCTCCAGCCGCATCAAGGTGGACTGGCATGGCACCGTCAAGCTGCGTGAATATGGCACACTCCTTGTTGGTGCCGAGCATTTTCATGACTGGTTCAGCTCCAATCAGGGCAACACCTCTGGCACGGCAACGCCTTTTTACACGACAGCAGGCATGGATACCACGGCGGGGTATGGGCAGTACCAGGGTAACTGGAACCATATTCTCTATGGTGCTGCCAATATCCGCTATGACACCAATTCCCGCTACGGCAATTATGTGACATGGCGCGTGGCCCCGGCCATTCATATCCCCGGCACAGGCACGGTTATCAAGGCCAGCGGCGGCTCTGGTTTTCATGGGCCTTCGCTCTACCAGTTGTTCGGCAATCAGATCGGTCCCAGCTATGCCATCATGGGCAATCAGAAACTGCGGGCCGAACGCCTGATCGGTTATGATGTCGGGGTAGAGCAGGCTTTGCTGAAAGACCGCCTGCACTTTGGTGCCACATGGTATGAAAGCCATGTGCGCAACCTTATCCAGTCCACCAGCAATTATTCGTTTTCGTCCAATGGGCAGTATTACACGACGTATTCTTACGGCAATGTGGCCCAGGCCCGCATGTATGGGGTGGAAGCGTTTGTAAACTGGAAAGCACTGAACACGCTGGACCTGACCCTCAACTATACCTGGACCCATGCGCGGGACGCCACGACAGGCCAGATGCTGCAACGCCGCCCGCAGCATAAGCTGGACTTTGGTGCCAAATGGACGCCGGTGCAGGACCTCACGTTCTCAGGCAATATCCTGTATATCAGCGGCTGGCGGGATACTCCGGTCATTGCCGGGTCTGGTGGGTATTGCAGCACCTGCGCCAAGGGGCAGGGCTATGTCACCATTGATATTGCAGCCAATTACCGCATTAACCGGTATCTGAGCGTTTTTGCACGGGCGGATAACCTGCTTGACCGGCAGTATGAAAACCCGGTGGGCTACCTTCAGCCAGGCCGTGCGGGCTATGGCGGCTTTACGTTGAGCTACTAA
- a CDS encoding DUF1269 domain-containing protein: MSDLIVLGFDHVDDAAKVLAECRKLETEYLLDLEDAVVVTRDGTGKARLHQSVNLERAGASWGLLSGGFWGTLVGLLCLNPLAGFVIGSAVGAGAGALAGSFSDYGINDDFIRSLSDTIPPNTSALFVLVRKSQPDKVLADLAQFKGHARIVQTSLSPEGEARLKAALVEAPQG, encoded by the coding sequence ATGTCTGATCTGATCGTTCTGGGCTTTGACCATGTGGATGACGCGGCAAAGGTCCTTGCCGAATGCCGCAAGCTGGAAACCGAATATCTGCTCGATCTGGAAGACGCCGTTGTGGTCACGCGTGACGGCACAGGCAAGGCACGGCTGCACCAGAGCGTGAATCTGGAACGGGCTGGTGCCTCCTGGGGGCTGCTGTCAGGCGGGTTCTGGGGCACGCTTGTGGGCCTGCTGTGCCTGAACCCGCTGGCGGGCTTTGTCATCGGCAGTGCAGTCGGGGCCGGAGCCGGGGCGCTGGCGGGGTCTTTCTCCGACTACGGGATCAACGACGACTTTATCCGCTCGCTCAGCGACACCATTCCGCCCAACACCTCGGCACTGTTCGTACTGGTGCGCAAGTCCCAGCCGGACAAGGTGCTGGCCGATCTGGCACAGTTCAAGGGCCATGCCCGTATTGTGCAGACCTCACTCTCCCCCGAAGGGGAAGCCCGCCTCAAAGCGGCGCTGGTCGAAGCCCCTCAGGGCTAA